A genomic window from Martelella lutilitoris includes:
- a CDS encoding glutamine amidotransferase, whose translation MTKKVLLVGESWVTSETHYKGFDQFGSVHYHLGATPLVDALKGSAFELTYMPAHEAADHFPFEMEGLDAYDIIILSDIGANTLLLPPAVWQQSKTVPNRLKLIKAWVEKGGGLLMCGGYFSFQGIDGKARWRRTAVEDVLPVTCLPWDDRVEIPEGTTPDILMADHPMLAGISGEWPVMLGVNEVELRERDDIEIVARLPEDQGGHPLLVTGKAGKGRSAVWTSDIGPHWLSPAFCEWEGYGILWKNILGWLAEKG comes from the coding sequence ATGACAAAGAAAGTACTTCTGGTCGGCGAAAGCTGGGTCACCTCCGAAACGCACTACAAGGGGTTCGACCAGTTCGGCAGCGTCCATTACCATCTCGGCGCAACGCCGCTCGTCGATGCGCTGAAGGGCAGCGCATTCGAACTGACCTATATGCCCGCCCACGAGGCCGCGGACCATTTTCCCTTCGAAATGGAAGGGCTCGACGCCTATGACATCATCATCCTGTCGGACATCGGTGCGAATACGCTGCTTCTGCCGCCGGCCGTCTGGCAGCAGTCAAAGACCGTTCCCAATCGGCTGAAACTGATCAAGGCCTGGGTCGAAAAGGGCGGCGGACTGCTGATGTGCGGCGGCTATTTCTCCTTCCAAGGCATCGATGGCAAGGCCCGCTGGCGGCGGACCGCCGTCGAGGACGTGTTGCCGGTCACCTGCCTGCCTTGGGACGACCGCGTCGAAATCCCGGAAGGCACGACGCCCGATATTCTGATGGCGGATCATCCTATGCTTGCCGGCATTTCCGGTGAATGGCCGGTCATGCTGGGTGTGAACGAGGTCGAGCTGCGTGAGCGGGACGATATCGAAATCGTCGCCCGCCTGCCGGAAGACCAGGGCGGACATCCGCTGCTGGTAACGGGCAAGGCCGGCAAGGGACGAAGTGCGGTCTGGACCTCGGATATCGGTCCGCACTGGCTGTCGCCCGCCTTCTGCGAATGGGAAGGCTACGGCATTCTTTGGAAGAACATCCTCGGCTGGCTGGCCGAAAAGGGATGA
- a CDS encoding PfkB family carbohydrate kinase, which yields MRAFVIGNAAIDETISVDGLPEPGVSILGRIASRDLGGKGTNQAVVMARGGLATTLVSATGEDFRSATIREQLAEEPVDARLVCLGGVSTDFSMVLTTPDGENSIVTTTEAAEALPLEAALDVLGEAAPGDFLVMQGNLGAKTTEALLRSGGERGMVVAFNPSPLRPYFECLWPFIDIAFLNESESLSLTGRTGRDAAEALHARGIRQAVLTSGTDGAILSTAGGAAIHVPAVKTKAIDTTGAGDTFMGAALASSALRGGALDERAISHAAAASALTVARRGTRRAFPSRDELAEIFAG from the coding sequence ATGCGTGCGTTTGTGATCGGCAATGCCGCCATTGATGAAACCATTTCAGTCGATGGACTGCCCGAGCCCGGCGTCTCCATTCTGGGGCGGATCGCAAGCCGCGATCTCGGCGGCAAGGGCACGAACCAGGCCGTCGTAATGGCGCGCGGCGGCCTTGCAACAACGCTGGTTTCGGCCACGGGTGAGGATTTTCGCTCCGCAACCATTCGCGAGCAGCTCGCCGAAGAGCCGGTGGACGCCCGGCTTGTCTGCCTCGGCGGCGTTTCGACCGACTTCTCGATGGTGCTCACCACGCCGGACGGGGAGAATTCCATCGTGACCACCACAGAGGCTGCCGAAGCCCTGCCGCTTGAGGCGGCCCTCGACGTCCTGGGCGAAGCGGCGCCAGGCGACTTTCTCGTGATGCAGGGCAATCTCGGCGCGAAGACGACCGAGGCGCTGCTCAGGTCCGGCGGCGAGCGCGGCATGGTGGTGGCCTTCAATCCGTCTCCGCTCAGACCGTATTTCGAATGCCTATGGCCCTTCATTGACATTGCCTTTCTGAACGAGAGCGAAAGCTTGAGCCTGACCGGAAGGACAGGACGAGACGCCGCCGAAGCGCTCCACGCCAGGGGTATCCGCCAGGCTGTCCTGACATCCGGCACCGACGGCGCCATACTGAGCACGGCCGGGGGCGCCGCCATTCATGTCCCCGCCGTCAAGACGAAAGCCATTGATACCACCGGCGCGGGTGACACCTTCATGGGGGCGGCGTTGGCTTCCTCGGCGCTCAGGGGCGGCGCGCTGGATGAACGCGCCATCTCCCACGCAGCCGCCGCTTCTGCGCTGACCGTGGCCCGGCGTGGAACCCGCCGCGCCTTTCCCAGTCGGGACGAACTTGCCGAAATTTTCGCCGGCTGA
- a CDS encoding BtpA/SgcQ family protein: protein MQKISSGTSSAIREIFKADKALLGMVHCPPFPGSPRYRGQSIDGIYDACMRDADALIGGGLDGLVIENHGDIPFSKPEDIGHETAAFMSVVTDRIKQATGVPLGINVLANAPIPALAIALAGSASFIRVNQWANAYVANEGFMEGRAGEALRYRSLLRAEHIKVFADSHVKHGAHAITADRTIPEQTRDLAFFDADVVIATGQRTGNAATIEEIDEVRSATDLPLMVGSGVSKDNVVEILARTNGVIVASSLKESGVWWNPVDPERVKAFMDAARPALGRD from the coding sequence ATGCAGAAAATATCAAGTGGGACTTCAAGCGCCATACGGGAAATATTCAAGGCTGACAAGGCTCTGCTTGGCATGGTCCATTGCCCGCCCTTTCCCGGCTCGCCGCGCTACAGGGGCCAATCGATCGATGGCATCTATGATGCCTGCATGCGCGATGCGGACGCTCTGATCGGCGGCGGGCTCGATGGTCTCGTCATCGAAAACCACGGTGACATCCCGTTTTCCAAACCCGAGGATATCGGCCACGAGACGGCGGCCTTCATGTCGGTCGTGACCGACCGGATCAAGCAGGCGACCGGCGTTCCGTTGGGCATCAATGTGCTTGCCAATGCGCCTATCCCGGCCCTGGCAATCGCGCTTGCGGGCAGTGCCAGCTTCATCCGCGTCAACCAGTGGGCCAATGCCTACGTCGCCAATGAAGGCTTCATGGAAGGACGCGCGGGCGAGGCGCTGCGTTACCGTTCGCTGCTGCGCGCCGAACACATCAAGGTGTTCGCCGACAGCCACGTCAAGCACGGCGCCCATGCCATTACCGCCGACAGAACCATCCCCGAACAGACCCGAGATCTTGCCTTTTTCGATGCCGACGTCGTGATCGCGACCGGACAGCGCACCGGCAATGCGGCGACCATAGAGGAGATCGACGAGGTACGCTCGGCAACCGATCTGCCGCTGATGGTCGGTTCGGGCGTCAGCAAGGACAATGTCGTTGAGATTCTCGCCCGCACCAATGGCGTCATCGTGGCTTCCTCTCTGAAGGAAAGCGGCGTCTGGTGGAACCCGGTTGACCCGGAACGGGTGAAGGCATTCATGGATGCTGCGCGTCCAGCGCTGGGCCGTGATTGA